From a region of the Neobacillus niacini genome:
- a CDS encoding sugar phosphate isomerase/epimerase family protein: protein MKSIPIAVQMFTLREESAQDFAGTLKRVAELGFDGVEFAGYGGLSAKEVRVLLDEFGLRAASSHVPLEELENNLYQVIEDQKILGSNYVVCPYLLPNRRNIEDYKALIAFLDQAGETCRSEGISLCYHNHDFELERLSNGKTKLEAIFDKTHSINVKAELDVYWLTKAGENPVEWINRYKNRTPLVHLKDMTTDDEQFFAELGTGGVDIEAVLHKGKENGVEWWVVEQDVCRRSPFESIEISINYLKSVKIN, encoded by the coding sequence TTGAAAAGCATTCCAATAGCTGTACAAATGTTCACATTACGGGAAGAAAGTGCCCAAGATTTTGCCGGAACGTTAAAAAGAGTAGCTGAGCTTGGCTTTGATGGTGTTGAATTTGCCGGGTATGGCGGATTATCTGCAAAAGAAGTAAGAGTACTATTGGATGAGTTTGGTCTGCGAGCAGCATCCAGTCATGTGCCGCTGGAAGAATTGGAAAATAATCTGTATCAAGTCATTGAAGATCAGAAAATACTAGGAAGTAACTATGTGGTCTGCCCGTACTTACTTCCAAATCGCCGCAACATAGAGGATTACAAAGCACTTATTGCATTTTTAGATCAAGCTGGTGAAACGTGCCGCAGTGAAGGAATTTCCCTTTGTTACCATAACCATGATTTTGAACTGGAGCGTTTGTCCAATGGCAAAACGAAACTCGAAGCCATTTTCGATAAAACGCACTCTATTAATGTAAAGGCTGAGCTGGATGTTTATTGGCTGACAAAAGCGGGTGAAAATCCTGTTGAGTGGATAAATCGATACAAAAATCGAACACCGCTTGTTCATTTGAAAGACATGACGACAGATGATGAACAATTTTTTGCTGAGCTTGGAACAGGCGGGGTAGATATTGAAGCCGTGCTGCATAAAGGGAAGGAAAACGGAGTCGAGTGGTGGGTGGTCGAGCAGGATGTTTGCCGCCGTTCACCGTTTGAAAGCATAGAAATCAGCATAAATTACTTAAAATCAGTGAAGATTAATTAA
- a CDS encoding AraC family transcriptional regulator — protein MTTNILFCGYSYHTNGYHSQHKSGYPSYLFRLQTEGICEVVVKGRKMELEKGDLLLIKPGDHYELLVTPGQNSGDYHLVCEGAWVDEWWNRTEKPDVSRIDLDDKLLVLWRHIMIEKRRPASSQNEELTSYLLRALCLTLERAINETVPSFNVPYTVTRMLRYIEEHATTSLKVEDVARHAGLSVSRSVHLFKSSVGKTMIEYTLEIRLSAAIERMKYTSLTLEQIAEECGFGSYPYFHRVFHKRYGVSPGVYRRQEY, from the coding sequence ATGACTACAAATATTTTATTTTGCGGCTACTCGTATCACACAAATGGATATCATTCACAGCATAAATCCGGATACCCCTCTTATCTATTTCGTCTGCAAACAGAAGGCATTTGTGAAGTAGTAGTAAAGGGTAGGAAAATGGAGCTCGAGAAAGGAGACCTTCTGCTCATAAAACCAGGAGATCACTATGAACTACTAGTAACTCCGGGCCAAAACAGCGGCGACTATCACTTAGTATGCGAAGGTGCATGGGTGGACGAATGGTGGAACCGTACCGAAAAGCCGGATGTCTCCAGAATCGATTTGGATGATAAGCTGCTGGTTCTATGGCGCCATATTATGATCGAAAAACGCCGTCCAGCCTCCAGCCAAAACGAAGAGCTCACAAGCTATTTGCTGCGAGCTCTCTGCTTAACTTTAGAACGGGCCATTAATGAAACCGTACCTTCTTTCAACGTTCCCTATACTGTGACAAGGATGCTGCGATATATTGAAGAACACGCGACAACTTCATTGAAAGTCGAGGATGTGGCTAGGCATGCTGGTCTTAGCGTCTCCCGTTCCGTTCATCTTTTCAAAAGCAGCGTTGGAAAAACGATGATTGAATATACCCTTGAAATCCGTTTATCTGCTGCGATTGAGCGAATGAAATACACATCCTTGACACTAGAGCAAATTGCAGAGGAGTGCGGCTTCGGCAGCTATCCCTATTTTCATAGAGTATTTCATAAGAGGTACGGCGTTTCTCCAGGGGTATACAGACGTCAGGAATACTAG
- a CDS encoding glycerophosphodiester phosphodiesterase has protein sequence MKKAFVIGAGLAFSLLFSPFQQAFAAETTGELRKVDNVAHRGATGYAPENTIAAFDKGVEMKADYIEIDVQRSKDGELVIIHDNTVDRTTDGTGYVKDLTFEQIRSLDAGSWKGEQFTGERIPTFDEILDRYHGKTGILIELKSPELYPGIEEEVARKLIERNLDKPQNEKIIIQSFNFESMKITNSLLPKVPIGVLTSNRAHTTEQALQEFSTYADYFNPSYGIVSKELVDQVHALGMKIQSWTVRSQAAADFLLEMNVDGIITDYPDYVDPRK, from the coding sequence ATGAAAAAAGCATTTGTGATTGGAGCAGGCCTGGCGTTTAGTTTATTATTTAGTCCTTTTCAACAGGCTTTTGCAGCAGAAACAACTGGGGAGTTACGAAAAGTGGATAATGTGGCTCACCGTGGTGCAACCGGTTATGCACCGGAAAATACGATTGCCGCTTTTGATAAAGGCGTGGAAATGAAAGCTGATTATATTGAAATTGATGTCCAAAGAAGCAAGGACGGGGAATTAGTTATCATTCATGATAATACGGTTGATAGAACAACAGATGGTACAGGGTATGTGAAAGACTTAACCTTTGAACAGATTAGAAGTCTCGATGCTGGCAGCTGGAAGGGCGAACAATTTACAGGTGAGAGAATTCCTACATTCGATGAGATTCTTGACCGCTATCATGGTAAAACTGGTATTTTAATCGAATTAAAATCACCTGAACTTTATCCTGGCATTGAAGAAGAAGTAGCACGAAAATTAATCGAACGAAATCTGGATAAACCGCAAAATGAAAAGATTATTATTCAATCGTTTAATTTTGAATCTATGAAAATAACAAACAGCTTGCTTCCAAAGGTGCCGATTGGTGTCCTTACGTCCAATAGGGCCCACACAACAGAACAAGCTTTGCAGGAATTTTCAACGTATGCTGATTATTTTAACCCAAGCTACGGAATCGTATCTAAAGAATTGGTTGATCAAGTGCACGCACTTGGAATGAAAATTCAATCCTGGACGGTTCGCAGCCAAGCAGCAGCTGATTTCCTTTTAGAGATGAACGTAGATGGAATTATTACCGATTATCCTGATTACGTAGATCCAAGAAAATAG
- a CDS encoding response regulator transcription factor encodes MKALIVDDEKHVRDGIKILADWERNGISEIYEAGNGEEAIQLIQSIRPEIIFSDMKMPKMDGTQLLEWIKENQPNSKTIVVTGYDDYHYMRKAIHFGSSDYLLKPIEPEILNQTLEKAVNEWNKEEVDRQRKETSSQLINEMTPVYRDRKLTQLVNSDYLQKDLFEEFGWLKQSRDYIAALVRVNGKTISAFQGDRDLTYFTVLNIINEIIKKQHGCGIGFRYLSKKGEIVLIFWDKFELVEQILVDIYKTLKNMLDISCPIAAGKTVKNSSKLIDSYHYARNVLLNRNILTESEIRVCLSEIETVPSLKSLIVYSSDIEMAIQTGEIGAFEELMDRIEKDITEKKYLSVKQVINLENEYMVISNKWFKHYNILFKTPEDIEERIDLFFDSNGTFSLEEFKKRKKREITIFLKKVKKRTLQKGNNIITDIEKYLQENFDRDVKLQEISDHFYISREYISRKFKQEFNENISDYIVRIRMNKAKSLLKNSQLKIYEIANMIGYQDDKYFRKVFKKVEGITPNEYRAEYVKR; translated from the coding sequence ATGAAAGCATTAATAGTTGATGATGAAAAACATGTGCGAGATGGAATAAAGATACTAGCTGACTGGGAGCGAAATGGAATTTCAGAAATATATGAGGCAGGAAATGGAGAAGAAGCCATTCAGCTTATACAATCCATTCGGCCAGAGATTATTTTCTCTGATATGAAAATGCCAAAAATGGATGGAACGCAGCTTTTAGAGTGGATTAAAGAAAATCAGCCAAACAGTAAGACAATCGTGGTGACAGGTTACGATGACTATCATTATATGAGAAAAGCGATCCATTTTGGCAGTTCTGACTATCTCTTAAAGCCTATCGAACCAGAAATTTTAAATCAAACATTGGAAAAAGCGGTAAATGAATGGAACAAAGAAGAGGTTGACAGACAGAGAAAAGAAACTAGCTCACAGTTGATTAATGAAATGACTCCTGTTTACAGGGATCGTAAACTAACACAGCTAGTGAATAGTGATTATTTACAAAAAGATTTATTCGAAGAATTTGGCTGGTTAAAGCAGTCCCGAGATTATATAGCGGCTCTTGTCCGAGTTAATGGAAAAACAATCTCGGCTTTTCAAGGAGATCGAGATTTAACGTACTTTACAGTTTTGAATATTATTAATGAGATAATTAAGAAACAACATGGGTGTGGAATTGGTTTTCGTTACTTATCTAAAAAGGGTGAGATTGTTCTGATTTTTTGGGACAAGTTCGAGTTAGTAGAACAGATTTTAGTCGATATCTATAAGACACTAAAAAATATGTTAGATATCTCTTGTCCAATTGCAGCCGGGAAAACGGTAAAAAATAGTTCCAAGTTGATAGATTCTTATCACTATGCGAGAAACGTTTTATTAAATAGAAATATATTGACTGAAAGTGAAATAAGAGTCTGTTTGTCGGAAATAGAGACAGTTCCTTCATTAAAGAGTTTGATTGTATATTCTTCAGATATAGAAATGGCTATCCAAACGGGAGAAATTGGGGCTTTTGAAGAATTAATGGATCGAATCGAAAAGGACATTACAGAAAAGAAATATTTATCTGTAAAACAGGTGATAAATTTAGAAAATGAGTATATGGTGATTAGCAATAAATGGTTTAAGCATTACAATATTTTATTTAAGACACCAGAAGATATTGAAGAGCGGATTGATTTATTTTTCGATTCAAACGGCACGTTTAGTCTAGAAGAGTTTAAAAAGAGAAAAAAGCGTGAAATCACCATATTTTTGAAAAAGGTAAAGAAACGCACACTGCAAAAAGGTAATAATATCATTACCGATATTGAAAAGTATCTCCAGGAAAATTTTGACCGGGATGTGAAATTACAAGAGATATCAGACCATTTTTATATCAGCAGAGAATATATCTCCAGGAAATTTAAACAAGAATTTAACGAGAACATCTCCGATTACATTGTAAGAATCAGAATGAATAAGGCAAAATCCTTATTGAAGAATAGTCAGTTAAAAATTTATGAAATTGCTAATATGATTGGCTATCAGGATGACAAGTATTTTCGAAAGGTATTTAAAAAGGTCGAGGGAATTACTCCAAATGAATATCGAGCAGAATATGTGAAACGGTGA
- a CDS encoding sensor histidine kinase, which yields MRWGIRKKLIIFLLLVTVLPFGTAITVTYFYTTKSLNEQSVSTNYDLIVKGKEELTVYLNDVAQMSSVPYRYTPFMNVMRNGVSSNLAVNQEEVRRVLAYLFNTRPEIEQMHLYIHEGKESYTNYHSRISGRATYENIFSHPYYGPLTAIEGYSLIEPPHEIYSYNNISVIPNSQKVNVLSFHNVIRDVPLADVLGFLSIDINLSRISAIADRLYTKDVEDLYIMNEKGMIIYSSNGNEIGKENKQKWFEQVKREPEGGKSFEWKDEQFSGVIVHEKFTDSFKDWSIVKRTPYDILYKGARETAIINILIGLATLVFALLGTMFVSFKLTAPIKVLIGNMKKVEKGEFKADFESLGTDEIGMLGRHFKLMIAKIEELIEREYKLEIENKASQLRVLQSQINPHFLYNAFQSIGTLALKLNAVPVYSLLTSLSTIMRYSMNMKDDIVPFASELNHVKSYLSLQKQRFDEQFEFELNVEEAVKEVHVPKMILQPIVENCFKHGFDQRIEKAWIQIEAFYENDNRVQINVKDNGMGPSEEQLEKIRQELFHGISKEDKQRETIGLKNIYDRLRIYYHNQANMSVNRNEEGGFTVTIQIPKVMPKEVEHS from the coding sequence ATGCGATGGGGTATTCGGAAAAAGCTTATTATCTTTTTATTACTTGTGACAGTCCTTCCTTTCGGGACAGCGATCACCGTTACTTATTTTTATACGACCAAGTCACTTAATGAACAATCTGTTTCAACGAATTATGATTTGATTGTGAAAGGCAAGGAAGAGCTCACGGTTTATTTGAACGATGTGGCACAAATGTCATCGGTCCCTTATCGATATACCCCTTTTATGAATGTCATGCGAAATGGGGTCTCCTCCAACTTGGCTGTTAATCAGGAAGAAGTGCGCAGAGTGCTTGCCTATTTATTTAATACTCGTCCGGAAATTGAACAAATGCACCTATATATACATGAAGGAAAGGAATCCTACACCAACTATCATTCTAGAATCAGCGGAAGGGCAACATATGAAAATATATTTTCTCACCCTTACTATGGGCCGCTAACAGCCATTGAGGGCTATTCCCTTATTGAACCGCCGCATGAGATTTATAGCTATAATAATATTTCTGTTATTCCAAATTCCCAGAAGGTGAATGTATTAAGTTTCCATAATGTGATTCGCGATGTCCCGTTAGCGGATGTTTTAGGCTTTTTATCGATCGATATTAATCTTTCTAGGATTAGTGCCATTGCCGATCGATTATATACCAAAGATGTCGAAGACCTTTATATCATGAATGAAAAGGGAATGATTATCTATTCCTCCAATGGAAATGAGATTGGAAAGGAAAATAAACAAAAGTGGTTTGAGCAAGTGAAGAGGGAGCCGGAAGGAGGGAAAAGCTTTGAGTGGAAAGATGAGCAGTTCTCGGGTGTCATCGTCCATGAAAAATTTACAGATTCGTTTAAAGACTGGTCAATCGTGAAACGAACCCCTTATGATATCCTTTATAAAGGTGCTAGAGAAACGGCTATCATTAACATTTTGATTGGATTGGCTACACTTGTATTTGCTTTACTGGGGACCATGTTTGTTTCCTTTAAGCTTACAGCCCCTATAAAGGTGTTAATCGGCAACATGAAAAAAGTGGAGAAGGGTGAATTCAAGGCTGATTTCGAATCGTTAGGTACTGATGAAATTGGTATGCTGGGTAGGCATTTTAAATTAATGATTGCTAAAATAGAAGAGTTAATAGAGCGTGAATATAAATTGGAGATCGAAAATAAAGCCTCGCAGCTCCGTGTTTTGCAATCGCAAATTAATCCGCATTTCCTTTATAACGCCTTTCAGTCTATTGGTACATTGGCACTAAAATTGAATGCGGTTCCGGTCTATTCATTATTAACATCGTTATCTACTATCATGAGATACAGTATGAATATGAAGGACGATATTGTTCCGTTTGCTTCAGAGCTGAACCATGTGAAATCTTACCTATCCTTACAAAAGCAGCGATTTGACGAACAGTTTGAATTTGAACTGAATGTCGAGGAAGCAGTCAAGGAGGTACATGTCCCGAAAATGATTTTACAGCCCATTGTAGAGAATTGTTTTAAGCATGGCTTTGATCAGCGCATAGAAAAAGCATGGATTCAAATTGAGGCCTTCTACGAGAATGACAATAGAGTCCAAATCAATGTGAAGGATAATGGAATGGGTCCTAGCGAGGAGCAGCTTGAAAAAATCCGTCAGGAACTGTTCCATGGAATTTCAAAAGAAGATAAGCAAAGAGAAACAATTGGGTTAAAAAATATTTATGATCGATTGCGGATCTATTATCATAACCAAGCAAACATGTCTGTTAACCGTAATGAGGAAGGTGGTTTTACGGTTACCATCCAAATTCCAAAGGTAATGCCGAAAGAGGTGGAACATTCATGA
- a CDS encoding carbohydrate ABC transporter permease, translating to MNNESKLDTVKGAALTNQKSTKVSHSVSFLNKKKWKEAGLFTLFVGPVLLAFILIVLIPFFTGIYYAFTDWNGVTGSVKWVGLDNFKYLFTEDKQFQTSFILTTKYTVVAIILTNLIGFGLALLVAQKLKTKNVLRTVFFMPNLIGGLILGFIWQFIFVKGFASIGQLTGISVFELAWLGDAKTAFWGIVIVSVWQGAGYIMIIYIAALQNVPQELIEAARIDGANRFQVLRHITMPLVAPAVTICLFLTTASSFKVFDANLSLTNGGPFKSTEMLALNIYTEAFVNNRYGIGEAKALIFFIVVAAITVLQVTISKKKEVES from the coding sequence ATGAATAACGAAAGTAAGCTGGATACAGTTAAGGGGGCAGCCCTCACAAATCAGAAAAGCACGAAAGTTTCTCACTCTGTTTCTTTTCTTAATAAGAAGAAATGGAAAGAAGCTGGATTATTTACCCTTTTTGTCGGGCCAGTCCTATTAGCTTTTATCCTCATTGTTTTAATCCCCTTCTTTACAGGTATTTATTATGCATTTACCGATTGGAATGGGGTAACAGGATCCGTCAAATGGGTGGGACTTGATAATTTCAAATACTTATTTACAGAGGACAAGCAATTTCAAACGTCCTTCATTCTTACAACCAAATATACAGTCGTAGCCATTATCTTAACTAACCTAATCGGATTCGGATTAGCCTTATTGGTAGCTCAGAAGTTGAAAACTAAAAATGTCTTGCGGACTGTTTTCTTCATGCCTAACTTAATCGGCGGATTAATACTCGGATTTATCTGGCAGTTTATTTTTGTAAAAGGATTTGCTTCCATCGGTCAGTTAACTGGAATTTCTGTTTTTGAGCTGGCATGGTTAGGAGATGCAAAGACAGCGTTTTGGGGAATCGTCATTGTCAGTGTTTGGCAGGGTGCAGGTTACATTATGATTATCTATATTGCTGCACTGCAGAATGTACCGCAGGAATTAATTGAAGCAGCAAGAATTGATGGAGCGAATCGATTCCAAGTCCTGCGTCATATTACAATGCCGCTTGTTGCACCAGCCGTAACAATTTGTTTATTTTTAACAACCGCTTCATCCTTTAAAGTCTTTGATGCAAACCTGTCATTAACAAACGGCGGTCCATTTAAATCAACAGAAATGCTGGCGCTAAACATTTATACAGAAGCATTCGTTAATAATCGATATGGTATCGGTGAAGCAAAAGCATTAATTTTCTTCATTGTTGTAGCAGCGATTACCGTCCTTCAAGTTACGATTTCGAAGAAAAAGGAGGTTGAATCCTAA
- a CDS encoding carbohydrate ABC transporter permease, translated as MGNRYTWRTSIVETLAILLGLVFLVPFYYVISNSLKPFAEILTNTSALPKVLMFDNYVNAFEKLNFLTVFKNSLIITIGSNIVLVIFCSMAAYMLVRTKKKISNIIFMTFVAAMIIPFQSLMIPLIKTAGNLGLLNSMWGLVFMYLGFGSGMTIFLYHGFIKGIPLELEEAAIIDGCTRFGVFWRIVFPLLKPITVTIVILNSLWIWNDFLLPSLVLQDPELRTIPLATFFFFGQYTKQWDLALAALVIGIIPLLIFFFTMQKHIIQGITSGSIK; from the coding sequence ATGGGTAACAGGTATACATGGAGAACATCAATCGTTGAAACCCTTGCAATCCTGCTCGGTCTAGTCTTTTTAGTCCCATTCTATTATGTGATTTCAAACTCCTTGAAACCATTTGCTGAAATTCTAACCAACACATCGGCCCTGCCAAAAGTGTTGATGTTTGATAACTATGTTAACGCATTTGAAAAATTAAACTTTCTAACTGTATTTAAAAACTCGTTAATCATTACCATCGGCAGTAATATCGTTCTCGTTATCTTTTGTTCGATGGCAGCGTACATGTTAGTTCGAACAAAAAAGAAAATCAGCAATATTATTTTCATGACATTCGTGGCTGCGATGATCATTCCGTTCCAATCGCTCATGATTCCGCTTATTAAAACGGCTGGTAACTTGGGACTATTAAACAGCATGTGGGGACTTGTCTTCATGTATTTAGGCTTTGGATCGGGTATGACCATCTTCTTGTATCACGGTTTTATCAAAGGTATCCCGTTAGAGCTTGAAGAAGCTGCAATTATCGATGGCTGTACACGGTTTGGCGTTTTCTGGAGAATTGTTTTCCCGCTATTAAAACCAATTACGGTCACCATCGTTATCTTAAACAGCTTATGGATATGGAATGACTTTCTATTACCTTCTTTGGTGCTTCAGGATCCAGAATTAAGAACGATTCCATTGGCAACGTTCTTCTTCTTTGGGCAGTATACAAAGCAATGGGATTTAGCACTTGCAGCATTAGTAATCGGTATTATTCCATTATTAATCTTCTTCTTCACTATGCAAAAACACATTATCCAAGGAATTACCAGTGGTTCTATCAAGTAA
- a CDS encoding ABC transporter substrate-binding protein, which yields MAFKKYSLAAGVLSASLLLGACSSDSTSGDKKSSGGKDDKVVVDIFQGKVEIADQLKALTEEYTKQNPNVTFNIETVGGGADGAAALKAKFASNQAPDIFTNGGDQEAQVWKDKFEDLSDQPWIKDAFEGTLDGMTLDGKVYGMPFNMEGYGFAYNKKLFEKAGIKELPTTYSELEEAAKKLDAAGITPFSIGYAEWWVLANHGMNVPFAYQEDPDAFIKGLNEGTAKIEGNKEFDNYFKLLDLTMKYGNKNPLTTDYNTQVTLFATGEAAMIQQGNWIQPMLDKLDPNLEVGFIPLALGDDPAQSDKLMIDVPSNWVIYNKAPEADKEAAKDFLNWMVTSEEGKTALTKDFKYIPAFKTIDANPEDIGALGADLLKYSKEGKAYQWQFMKYPDGAGQEFGATLQAYVGGQKSKEEAMKALDATWAKLKK from the coding sequence ATGGCATTCAAAAAGTATTCATTGGCTGCAGGTGTACTATCCGCTTCACTTCTATTAGGCGCATGTTCGAGCGACAGTACTTCTGGAGATAAAAAAAGCAGCGGTGGTAAGGACGATAAAGTAGTAGTTGACATTTTCCAAGGGAAAGTTGAAATTGCTGATCAACTGAAAGCGTTAACAGAAGAATATACAAAACAAAATCCAAACGTGACTTTTAACATTGAAACTGTAGGCGGCGGTGCGGATGGTGCTGCAGCTCTTAAAGCAAAATTCGCCTCTAACCAAGCACCTGATATTTTTACAAACGGCGGTGACCAGGAAGCTCAAGTATGGAAAGATAAATTTGAAGATTTATCTGATCAGCCTTGGATCAAGGATGCCTTTGAAGGTACTTTAGACGGAATGACCCTTGATGGAAAAGTATACGGTATGCCTTTTAATATGGAAGGGTACGGATTTGCCTACAATAAGAAGTTATTTGAAAAAGCTGGGATTAAGGAACTTCCGACCACATATTCTGAGTTAGAAGAAGCAGCGAAAAAGCTAGATGCTGCCGGCATTACACCATTCTCCATCGGTTATGCTGAATGGTGGGTATTAGCAAACCACGGCATGAACGTACCGTTTGCTTATCAAGAAGATCCAGATGCTTTTATCAAAGGTCTAAATGAAGGCACAGCTAAAATTGAAGGCAATAAAGAATTCGATAATTACTTTAAGCTTTTAGATCTTACAATGAAATACGGCAACAAGAATCCTTTAACAACTGACTACAATACACAAGTAACATTATTTGCTACAGGTGAAGCAGCGATGATCCAGCAAGGTAACTGGATTCAGCCAATGCTTGATAAATTAGATCCTAACTTAGAAGTTGGTTTCATTCCGTTAGCACTTGGCGATGATCCCGCTCAATCTGATAAATTAATGATTGACGTTCCTAGTAACTGGGTTATTTACAACAAAGCACCAGAAGCTGATAAAGAAGCAGCAAAAGATTTCTTAAATTGGATGGTTACATCTGAAGAAGGAAAAACAGCTTTAACAAAGGATTTCAAGTACATTCCAGCCTTTAAAACGATTGACGCCAATCCTGAAGATATCGGTGCTCTAGGTGCGGACCTTCTTAAATATTCTAAAGAAGGCAAAGCCTATCAATGGCAGTTCATGAAATATCCTGATGGAGCAGGTCAAGAGTTTGGCGCAACCCTCCAAGCATATGTAGGCGGCCAAAAGTCTAAAGAAGAAGCCATGAAAGCACTTGACGCAACATGGGCTAAATTGAAAAAATAA
- a CDS encoding SDR family oxidoreductase — MYHLKGSVALITGVSHENGIGAAICTKLASEGADIFFTHWGTNIDWVKKFEDSLREYGVRCGNLEVDLANPGAPFNVLEIVTAELGLPAILVNNAAHSTSDGYMNLDAKTLDDHYAVNMRATFLLSVEFARRFRQSSMRGGRIINLTSGQALGPMPGELAYAATKGAISAFTISLSAEVAPLGITVNAVNPGPTDTGWMDEEIRHWILPKFPLGRIGMPEDAARLVAFLASEEAEWITGQVLNSEGGFLRG, encoded by the coding sequence ATTTATCATTTAAAAGGCAGTGTTGCATTAATTACTGGTGTCAGTCATGAAAATGGAATTGGAGCCGCTATATGTACAAAATTAGCTTCAGAAGGTGCAGATATTTTCTTTACCCATTGGGGTACCAATATCGATTGGGTAAAAAAATTTGAAGACAGTCTTCGTGAGTATGGTGTTCGATGTGGAAACTTAGAAGTAGATTTGGCTAATCCGGGTGCACCATTTAATGTGCTGGAGATCGTCACTGCTGAATTGGGGTTGCCTGCTATTCTAGTTAATAATGCAGCTCATTCTACAAGTGATGGATATATGAATTTAGACGCAAAAACACTAGATGACCATTATGCAGTAAATATGAGAGCTACTTTCCTATTATCTGTAGAATTTGCTCGTCGGTTTAGACAATCCTCCATGCGTGGGGGCAGAATTATTAACCTGACATCCGGTCAAGCACTTGGGCCAATGCCTGGTGAATTAGCTTATGCTGCAACCAAGGGGGCTATTTCGGCGTTTACCATTTCCTTATCCGCAGAAGTGGCACCTCTTGGTATTACAGTTAATGCAGTAAACCCAGGTCCGACGGATACTGGATGGATGGACGAAGAGATAAGGCATTGGATTTTGCCAAAGTTTCCGTTAGGTCGTATTGGAATGCCTGAAGATGCTGCACGCCTCGTTGCCTTCCTTGCTAGTGAAGAAGCTGAGTGGATTACGGGGCAGGTATTGAATTCTGAGGGAGGCTTCCTAAGAGGTTAG
- a CDS encoding globin — MEYKFKSLYSEIGGQETIDKLVAAFYPKVYADPELRPLFEGDMEEIMRKQRMFLPQFLGGPALYSQEFGPPAMRERHLPFEVTPRRAQCWLRCMKEAFQEIGLYDKPAGLAFYDRLTQVAGIMVNSPDRE, encoded by the coding sequence ATGGAATATAAATTTAAATCTCTTTATAGTGAGATCGGCGGACAGGAAACGATAGATAAGCTCGTTGCTGCATTTTATCCAAAAGTTTATGCAGATCCTGAATTAAGACCGCTGTTTGAAGGGGACATGGAGGAAATAATGAGGAAGCAACGAATGTTTCTTCCACAATTCTTAGGTGGCCCTGCTCTTTACAGTCAGGAATTTGGACCACCGGCGATGAGAGAGCGTCATCTGCCTTTTGAAGTTACACCAAGGAGAGCGCAGTGCTGGCTTCGCTGTATGAAGGAAGCCTTTCAAGAAATTGGACTTTATGATAAACCAGCGGGACTTGCTTTTTATGATCGGTTAACACAAGTTGCTGGGATTATGGTTAATAGTCCGGATAGAGAGTAA
- a CDS encoding VOC family protein — MLHHVEIYVSNLEKSVDFWGWLLTELGYEQYQKWELGVSWKYQETYLVFVQAEERFLDVPYHRCRVGLNHLAFHATSREQVDEITEILIKKQIPILYREKHPYAGGQEYYAVFFEDPDRIKVELVAPSVK; from the coding sequence ATGTTACATCATGTGGAGATATATGTTTCAAATCTTGAAAAAAGTGTTGATTTTTGGGGTTGGCTGCTAACTGAATTAGGGTACGAACAGTATCAAAAATGGGAATTAGGGGTTAGCTGGAAGTATCAAGAGACCTATCTTGTATTTGTTCAGGCTGAAGAGAGGTTTTTGGATGTTCCTTATCACCGTTGCCGAGTAGGATTAAATCATCTTGCCTTTCATGCAACGTCTAGGGAACAGGTTGATGAAATAACGGAGATACTAATAAAGAAACAAATCCCCATCCTATACAGGGAGAAGCACCCATATGCTGGAGGTCAAGAATACTATGCGGTATTTTTTGAGGATCCGGATCGAATAAAAGTAGAACTAGTCGCACCTAGCGTGAAATAA